Proteins co-encoded in one Ignavibacteria bacterium genomic window:
- the tnpA gene encoding IS200/IS605 family transposase, whose translation MSYVRILVHLVFSTKNRESLLSKEIRDKLYIHIHEYAGTKDIFLESIGGWNDHIHLLISLGKEQNISKIANLLKGESSFWINKGKLLEIKFSWQDDYYAVSIGESGREKLIDYIKKQEEHHKSQGFVQEINEILAKYKMENKGK comes from the coding sequence ATGTCATACGTTAGAATATTAGTTCATTTAGTGTTTAGCACCAAAAACAGAGAGTCATTATTATCTAAAGAGATTAGGGATAAATTGTATATTCATATCCATGAATATGCCGGCACTAAAGATATATTTTTGGAATCAATAGGTGGATGGAATGATCATATTCATTTATTAATCTCATTAGGAAAAGAACAGAACATTTCTAAGATAGCAAATTTATTAAAAGGGGAGAGTTCATTTTGGATAAATAAAGGAAAGTTATTAGAGATAAAGTTTAGTTGGCAGGATGATTATTATGCGGTTTCTATTGGTGAGTCAGGTAGAGAAAAGTTAATTGATTATATTAAAAAACAAGAGGAACATCATAAATCCCAGGGGTTTGTTCAAGAAATTAATGAAATATTAGCAAAGTACAAAATGGAAAATAAAGGAAAATGA